The stretch of DNA TCGACAACTCGTTTGTGCAGGAGTCCAGACTGGCCACTGGGGTCTCACCAacgctgtttttcttcagtcAGGCAATAGCCCTAACCAAGACGCTGGACGGGAAGCCTAGCAAAAAACGCAAAGTTGCAGCACTTTTGGGCAGCTCGATTGCACTAGGATGTCTGGTGGCCTCCAACTGGATAGGACTGGCCACCGCTGCGTGGATGGCGGTGGTTTTTGCCAGAAGTATATGGCTTGAGGTTGGTGATCTCACCATAAAGCCAAGAACTATAGTCAAGAACGCACTGATCAGAACTAAGCTCTGGCTTATAATTCCAGTGTTGATCTATGTTTCTGTGTTTGCAGTGCATTTGCGATTGCTTCCAAACCCCGGCCCGGGGACTTTATCGCTATCGCCTCACTTCCAGCACCTCCTCAATTCATCTCCGCCCCGCATCGCGGACATTTCCTACGGCTCCTCAGTCTCGCTGCGCAGTTTCTACACGGGCAAATATCTGCACTCTGAGAGCAGCAACTACCCGAAATCGGGCAACCAGCGGGTCACTGCCTCACAAACCGACTCTGACGAAAACCTGTGGTTTGTCGAGCAGCGAGTGAAAGCCAGCATGGGCGAGCTGGTGCGCAAAGCCAAATTCATTGAAACAGGCAGGCAGATCCGCCTGTTCCACAACGCTACCCAAAGATATCTATACATCAACGCAAATGAAAAGCCGCCGCTTTCAGAGACAGACTACAACAAAGAAGTCGGCGCCATTGGCAACCTGTCGTGGACCGGAGAAAACTGGCTCAACTTTGAGCTCCGTCCAGCGGTCGAGTATTCCACAGAGCTCGGTTCGAAGCGGTTTAGAGCGGTCGAGTCCGTGTTCCAGATATTTAACGTGAAAAATAAGTGTTTTGTGATGGCCACCGAGAACGCATTGCCCAAATGGGCAGAAGGACACGACGAAGTCATCTGTATCGAGAAGCCAAATTATATACGGTCTCTGTGGTACTTTGACAGAAACATCCATCCAAAACTGGAAGGAACGCCCGTGGAGTATAAGAACCTCACATTCTggaacaagctggaggaagtACACATGCACATGAGACGACTCAAGGCAAAACTGCCAAAATGGCAGCTCCAGGACCTGAAACCGCTGCAATGGCCGTTTTTGGAAACGAAAACTCTTCTCTGGAAAGACGGCAACGAAGAGATCTGGTCTACAGGCAACCCAGTGGTTTACTGGCCTGCGATAATGGTTGTTATCGGCTTTGCCATTTTCAAGTTACTGCAATTGGTCACCATCAATCCATACAAGCCTGCAAAATGGCTACCGGATGCCATCGAATTCGACCATCATGCCACGGATTTCCTGTTTGGCTTTGTGATCCACTTTGCTCCCTTCTTGATGTCGCGCCACAAATGCGGCCCGGAAAACTATCTTTTTGCGCTGTATTTTGGActcctgctcttttgcCAGTGGCTCAATTATCTTCAGGTGGACAGTTCACTCGCCGTGCTGATTTCGTGTCTAGTGATTGCATATAGATCTTTGTAAGCATTCAGTCTCTAGTCTGCGCTATTCCCTCGCTCGCCTGTACTATCAGGTCGTCCACTATGCTTCCGAgtttctcttttctctgCAATGTCTGTGTTTTTAATCTCTCTATTTCGGCCAGCTCCTGAGACAGATTTTCTATTCTTTTCAATTGCTCGTCCTTACTCACACCCACCCCAGGAAGAGTGTCTATTATAGTGAGAATCTGCTTTGTCTTTAATATTATATCCGACGTCAATTCTGTCAGATTGGCCTTGAATTCTGTTTCCGACGGGGGATTGTGATCTGGGTCCGGCAACATCTCGTCTCCCTCAGTCAATCGCACGGCAACATGGTTCTGGTCAACATACGATAGCGAAGCAAAAAACATGTCCGACAGCTGATCGAGACAGATCTGCAACTGCGTAAGCCTGTCGGTCATagtaaataaataattattttaatacaatttattatttttcgctTATTTACCGGCTATGGACTTTTACTCCAATTTGGACTCCCGCTCCTTGGACAGAAACACCCCAACTCTGTTTGAGGTGA from Ogataea parapolymorpha DL-1 chromosome VI, whole genome shotgun sequence encodes:
- a CDS encoding dolichyl-phosphate-mannose-proteinmannosyltransferase, with product MSCLNGPVRQYYSPKSVTMDMPKKHRIQLVAVAAIALGLRLYNIGSPQVLVPEESKIHDSVSNYLSGSFYLAPDPPLPGLIYAAIVFLGGGSVSWSLLRSLSALFGTATVLLTYKTLQACRVSHKIALSGALLVAFDNSFVQESRLATGVSPTLFFFSQAIALTKTLDGKPSKKRKVAALLGSSIALGCLVASNWIGLATAAWMAVVFARSIWLEVGDLTIKPRTIVKNALIRTKLWLIIPVLIYVSVFAVHLRLLPNPGPGTLSLSPHFQHLLNSSPPRIADISYGSSVSLRSFYTGKYLHSESSNYPKSGNQRVTASQTDSDENLWFVEQRVKASMGELVRKAKFIETGRQIRLFHNATQRYLYINANEKPPLSETDYNKEVGAIGNLSWTGENWLNFELRPAVEYSTELGSKRFRAVESVFQIFNVKNKCFVMATENALPKWAEGHDEVICIEKPNYIRSLWYFDRNIHPKLEGTPVEYKNLTFWNKLEEVHMHMRRLKAKLPKWQLQDLKPLQWPFLETKTLLWKDGNEEIWSTGNPVVYWPAIMVVIGFAIFKLLQLVTINPYKPAKWLPDAIEFDHHATDFLFGFVIHFAPFLMSRHKCGPENYLFALYFGLLLFCQWLNYLQVDSSLAVLISCLVIAYRSL
- a CDS encoding Mediator of RNA polymerase II transcription subunit 21, with the translated sequence MTDRLTQLQICLDQLSDMFFASLSYVDQNHVAVRLTEGDEMLPDPDHNPPSETEFKANLTELTSDIILKTKQILTIIDTLPGVGVSKDEQLKRIENLSQELAEIERLKTQTLQRKEKLGSIVDDLIVQASEGIAQTRD